A region of the Oncorhynchus gorbuscha isolate QuinsamMale2020 ecotype Even-year linkage group LG02, OgorEven_v1.0, whole genome shotgun sequence genome:
tgCTGGCTAGAGTGCACGTGCCAATGCCAGAGTGGGCACACTCACTATATAACGCAGCATTTGGTTGTGAGAAAAcgatcagtagagttgaaaatgagatggaaacccatttaccttgtattttttattcggtacatgggaatttaaatgcaaaatatatttttatttgaatgATATCATCTCACACAGCCTTTTATctccaacaagtcaatttgatggaaataCATCTCAGGTGGGAAaatgaacattttgtttttatgtaatttaaatatatatatttgcatgaaaatctgtaaccaattggatggaaacctagcttgtGTGTGATTTTTGTTTTATGAAGAAAATATCACTAATCATGTCCTCTTATTTATATAGTGTGGACCACAATAGAAAATGACAGATCAAAGCTGGGCACTTGAAATGTAAGTCACGACTGTAAAATGAAATGGTCAAGAATGCAATATTAATGGTTTGCAATGGTTTTTACAATTGATTTCATCCTGTCCAACATATGCCTGCAAGCTCACATTGGACCAAAACACAGCATACAGGTATCTGATTCGGTCTAAGGAGAACGGAAACGTGACATGGGGAAATGAAAGGAACAGCTGTATCCTGATCACCCAGAGAAGTTTGAGGAATGGTCACAAGTGCTGTGTAGAGAGGGTCTAACTGAACACTGTTACTGggaggtagagtggagggggAAGAGGGTTGATATAGGGGTGGCATGTAGAACAACAGGCAGGACGGGGGAAGCTAGTGATTGGACTCAACAAAAAGTCCTAGAGTCTGGAGTGCTCTGATGACAGATACTTTCTGGCACAATTATCATAAAACCGTCATACCTGTCCACTCATCCCGCACCAACAGAGTAGGTGTTTAGCTAActcgctctcctctgctctcatccttctagacctatcggctgccttcgatactgtgaaccatcagatcctcctctccaccctctccgagttgggtatctccggcgcggcccacgcttggattgcgtcctacctgacaggtcgctcctaccaggtggcgtggcgagaatctgtctcctcaccacgcgctctcaccactggtgtcccccagggctctgttctaggccctctcctattctcgctatacaccaagtcacttggctctgtcataacctcacatggtctctcctatcattgctatgcagacgacacacaattaatcttctcctttcccccttctgatgaccaggtggcgaattgcatctctgcatgtctggcagacatatcagtgtggatgacggatcaccacctcaagctgaacttcggcaagacggagctgctcttcctcccggggaaggactgcccgttccatgatctcgccatcacggttgacaactccattgtgtcctcctcccagagcgctaagaaccttggcgtgatcctggacaacaccctgtcgttctcaactaacatcaaggcggtggcccattcctgtaggttcatgctctacaacatccgcagagtacgaccctgcctcacacaggaagcggcgcaggtcctaatccaggcacttgtcatctcccgtctggattactgcaactcgctgttggctgggctccctgcctgtgccattaaacccctacaactcatccagaacgccgcagcccgtctagtgttcaaccttcccaagttctctcacgtcaccccgctcctccgctctctccactggcttccagttgaagctcgcatccgctacaagaccatggtgcttgcctacggagctgtggggggaacggcacctcagtacctccaggctctgatcaggccctacacccaaataagggcactgcgttcatccacctctggcctgctcgcctccctaccactgaggaagtacagttcccgctcagcccagtcaaaactgttcgctgctctggctccccaatggtggaacaaactccctcacgacgccaggacagcggagtcaatcaccaccttccggagacacctgaaaccccacctctttaaggaatacctaggataggataaagtaatccttctcaccccccccccccttaaaatatttagatgcactattgtaaagtggctgttccactggatgtcataaggtgaatgcaccaatttgtaagtcgctctggataagagcgtctgctaaatgacttaaatgtaaatgtaaatgttatctgGACTGGCCGGCCGGAACTCTATACTTCTACAGCATCTCCTTTGGCGCACTGACCAACCTGTTCACATTCCACTCATTCACTGAGCCCCTATACCCAGGGTTAACCTGTTCACATTCCACTCATTCACTGAGCCCCTATACCCAGGGTTTGGCTCTTTCACTGACCCTGTGCCACTTAGCTATAACAGTGTTAGGATAAAGGACCTATCCATTCTACTATAGTGCTAATATAGCATGCTACTGTGATTTTAGTATTATTTTCTCACCTTGAAATTTGTACAAAAAGTGCTCATAATATCAGGACAGTATGAGGACCATGTGTGAAGCTGTAACGTATGGATGAGCAGACGGTCCGCCTTCTCTGTTTAAAAATGCATTGTAGTACCATAATGTTTGTAACAGTTATGGTATACTAGCTATACACAATGTGTTTCACTGAGAATCCAGAAGAATCCGGAAAAGAAACAGACAAATCTAGGTCGTTCGATTTCTCCAGCTTCTTCTGCAGTTGTTCTAATAATGTCTGGATATTTTTTTGCTGAATTAGAAAAACATTAAACATTTTAGACTTATATCAGAATGGATTGTTTCAAAGCCAAGCTGATTTGGAATGTTTGTTTAACAGAGCAGAACAGTATGATATCAGCATGAAGCCTCACTTTCAAACAGCTCTCTTTTCCTCCTCACAGGTCCACtgtgtcatcctctctgttctcctctggaaCCATCTCTCTGCCATGTTCACACCCGGGTTGGGCGTCTCAGCTCTCTTTTCCTCCTCACAGGTCTACTGTGtcgtcctctctgttctcctctggaaCCATCTCTCTGCCATGTTCACACCCGGGTTGGGCGTCTCAGCTCTCTTTTCCTCCTCACAGGTCCACTGTGtcgtcctctctgttctcctctggaaCCATCTCTCTGCCATGTTCACACCCGGGTTGGGCGTCTCAGCTCTCTTTTCCTCCTCACAGGTCCACTGTGtcgtcctctctgttctcctctggaaCCATCTCTCTGCCATGTTCACACCCGGGTTGGGCGTCTCAGCTCTCTGTAAGGAGGTCTAAGATCTCTGCACCTTTTCCCGTAGATGGTTCCGTTAAACCGCAATACAGCTGGAGGTTGTTGGAGATCAATGTTTTACTTCTGTTCAAACCAGAGTGTCCTATTAAGACATGAGGTGCATTCTTCCCTTGATtccttgcatcctctctcctactttctccctccctccctccctccctcaaaatgtaggctacaaattGAAGGGTACTAATACTAAAGTGAGTTataaatgtatgtgggtattaAAACTCTGAACTTGTATTATTGACGGTAGACAGTGGATAATATTTTACATGATAGGCTACAAATGGAAAATAGTGAAAGTCGGGCACATAATTAAAACGGCAGTCATCAGTTTGGTAATAAAAAGGAAAAAATGAAGTAGATATTTTTCCACTTGGAACCTGACAGGTTGCTCAACCTTATTAATGGTTTTCTCGTACATAAAGCTGGTGGAATTAAGTCAGGGTCAGAATACGCATATCCGCAGACACTTCTGCCATCTCCAACCCAAACGAATAGCTGGCTGGTACATCCATTTCCTGAAGTTTCAGAATCGCACCATGCTGAAGTTCATAGGTCAGAATGTTCATGTAACTTTTAAAGATGTATGTTCAGACTTTTAAAGATGTATGTTCATGTAACTTTTAAAGATGTGTTCATGTAACTTTTAAAGATGTATGTTCATATAACTTTTAAAGATGTATGTTCCTTTTAAAGATGTATGTTCATGTAACTTTTAAAGATGTATGTTCATGTAACTTTTAAAGATGTATGTTCATGTAACTTTTAAAGATGTATGTTCATGTAACCTTTAAAGATGTATGTTCATATAACTTTTAAAAGATGTATGTTCATGTAACTTTTAAAGATGTATGTTCATGTAACTTTTAAAGATGTATGTTCATATAACTTTTAAAGACGTGTATGTTCATATAACTTTTAAAGACGTGTATGTTCATATAACTTTTAAAGACGTGTATGTTCATATAACTTTTAAAGACGTGTATGTTCATATAACTTTTAAAGACGTGTATGTTCATATAACTTTTAAAGACGTGTATGTCCATGTAATTTTTAAAGACGTGTATGTCCATGTAACTTTTAAAGACGTGTATGTTCATAACTTTTTTATCTCTAAAATAGGCCTACAGTTTTACTTAATTTTTTCACCATGACCCTTCATATACTCTCTTAGCTACTGGTCTCAAACTTGTAAAACACACGGTACAAGAAAAGTGATGTTCTGGGTCAATTTGACCGTAGTCTATATAACTTTGGAATGGTGTGTCTTAGAAATAAGCTTTCTGCACAGGAATGATATCCCTATGATACTCAGACGCTGAACAACACTGATCTGGAGTCAAATTGACCTGCAATTTGACTCTTGAACATTCTGTAAAAcacataataaaaataaataaaagaaatcACTACATAGTACAAGAAAACTGACATCCATGATGTTCTGGGTCAATTTGACACCCACAATTTGACCTTAGTCTATATAACTTTTGACTGGAGTGTCCTAGAAACAAGCTGCACAGGAATGGTGCAACCACGCCGACCACATAGATATGAAAATGATTTCCTTATGATGTTCAGAGGCTGAGCAACACTGATCTGAATTTCAGCTAAAACTGAGTTTTGACAAATGTTGACTTAAAACGTTGGATCGCGGACGATCTGACGGATTTATGACTTTGACATGCATCAAACATTTGGCTCTATTGAAAGGTTGGGGCTATTCACCCAGGGAAAAGAGCATCTGAAAGAAGACATTCTCAGCAACATTTAAGGGAAACTGTGCTTTCTGTGATTGTACCTACTCTATTAACCTGGAACATAACTTGTGTGTAGTTTCCTGTATtaagtctcactattgttattttactgctgctctttaatttctTGTTAATTTGATTTCTTATtcttttccattttttaaatatttaaaaaactgcattgttagttaggggttcataagtaagcatttcactgtaaggtgcaagtgactaataaaatttgatttgaaggagAGCATAATAGTTGACCTACAGTATTCTTGACCGTTGAAAATCATACGACCTCAGTTTAATAACATACAAGATCATCTTCATAACATATATTATCTATTATACATATCACATGCAAAAGCATAAAGAGCAATACACATCCTCTTCTTACATAACCCTTTCCTGGCCTGGTTGGtagaatgttattcatattttttttattattaataaacatgttttttttttaaatgcagatAATCTATGTCAAACAATTTCgttatatttcagtcttatgtgatgtacagtatataaagtcTATTGGGATGTaaattcaaaatgtaatacatttcaactctatatctgacatggtacaggtgtcttctttttttttaagCCCATGTGTGAgttgtatacttttgtttcaaagtaaaTGTTCTTAAGACTACCAAGTGACCCTGATTTAACCCACTGCATTTAAAGGTTATCTCACAGTTTATACAACAGAGTCGCTGAGTCTGTCTCTCTAAATTCATTgaagctgtgtgtatgtgtacatacatacatacatgcgtgcgtgcgtgtacatCTGGGAagttacatttgtgtgtgtgtcaggtgaggCTGTACTGTCCCAGAGCAATGATCAGGTCCtgtagaggttgtgtgtgttCTGCTTCCAGCAGGTCGTGTTGAAGGCTGAAGTGTGTGAGGTGTATGAACAACGTGTTGAGGTGGGGATGTAGTCCCAGAACCAGGGCCTCTCTGTAGTGACTCCAGTAGATATGAGCCAGAACACGGAACAACAGCAGAAACACCTTCTTGACCAAGAAAACAAAGCCTGCTGGGAACACTGACCCTGGTGAAATGAGATGGATAGGATGTAGAGAGGTGTTGGGGATAAGACAGGGAAGGGAAATAGTGAGGAGGCAGAGGATGATGTGTAAGGTAGTGGGGGAGTGGGAATGAAAGGGGAGAAGGGTTGAGTATTTTATTGACTGATAGATCAGTTGGTTTGTTATGTTGTAGTCATTGGTTGATGATCAGTAGGGCAGTGAATGTCTGCAGCCCTTGTGTTCATTTACTatactgtgcgtgtgtgtatgcgtgtgtgcgtgcatacgtACCTGCTCTGGTGGGGAAGACGTCTTCATCTGTCAGTAGGTCTTGGATGTAGGACATGGTATAGTCAAAGTAGAGAGGAGCGGAACACCTCAACTTCTTCCCCTGATCGTCTGTCCatgtatacacactacacacagacacattcaggGAGCAGAAGGGTATGTCTGCATGAGTGTGAATATTAACGtacgtacctgtgtgtgtgtttgagtgtgactTACATGTTATTTGGTCCGCAGGCTGTAGGACAGGTGGTAGGAGTACATAACTCAGAAAGGGTACTGGAGAACAGGTTAATATGCTTAAAGAAGGCTACcgctggagagggggagaaagaaacagTTTAGGTTATAGTAATGCAATATTGGGATTAGGGATATACAAAATGAACCCTAACTCTTTTGGCATAACCCTAAAGTAACCgtatcttcatgtccacatcctggtttaacCCTAACCACAACTCTAATCTTGGCATAACCCTAACTCACTTTATGTTTAACCCTGGTTCAACCTTAACCACAACTCTAATCTTGGCATAACCCTAACTCACTTTATGTTTAaccctggttcaaccctaaccacaACTCTAATCTTGGCATAACCCTAACTCACTTTATGTTTAaccctggttcaaccctaaccacaACTCTAATCTTGGCATAACCCTAACTCACTTTATGTTTAaccctggttcaaccctaaccacaACTCTAATCTTGGCATAACCCTAACTCACTTTATGTTTAACCCTGGTTTAACCCTAACACTCCCAAATAGGGCTCCCATTTCTGAATTcccaatttgtgtgtgtgtgtgtgtgtgtatatatactgactGTTGCTGGCGAGCCACTCAGCCTGGTCCAGTCCGGGTGGCAGGGCGGTGAGGGCGGTTATGTCGGTGTGTGTGATCCTCTCAGAGACATACTGCTGCTGCAGATAGGGACGCTCCTCCAACACCAGCTCATTGTTATTATCTCCCCTAAACAATTAACAGTTaaagtgtgagtgtgtctgtcagTATTTAAGTGTCCATGTTTCAATGCTCCAGCTGCAGTCATCAGATTGCATCGTTTGCAGTCTGGACTATATGGTTTACtatatgctcacacacacagctgttgcTGCAGTCTCTTCCTAGTCTCTTCCCAGGTAGCACATAACATTCTGAAAACCAATTGTGTTTGTCTTGTTATTCTGGAAAATAACTCCAATTGACTCTCAACTAATTCATACCTTCAGGTTAATACATTTACCACTATATTATTCTAATTGTAGTCTTATAGAGTTATTACTAAAATAACTCATAAATCAGGTCTTCTTAGAAAACCAGTTGGTCCAATAACTAGACTGGTGCCCT
Encoded here:
- the LOC124001672 gene encoding MOB kinase activator 2, giving the protein MGGCQSHPSAADTQIVPQPSDVNKLGDNNNELVLEERPYLQQQYVSERITHTDITALTALPPGLDQAEWLASNTVAFFKHINLFSSTLSELCTPTTCPTACGPNNIVYTWTDDQGKKLRCSAPLYFDYTMSYIQDLLTDEDVFPTRAGSVFPAGFVFLVKKVFLLLFRVLAHIYWSHYREALVLGLHPHLNTLFIHLTHFSLQHDLLEAEHTQPLQDLIIALGQYSLT